A genomic stretch from Candidatus Dormiibacterota bacterium includes:
- a CDS encoding PIN domain-containing protein gives MRSVSIIRVTGNNLSGTILRIAFAAIFAVTGFLLGREAYSNVFSLHFGNQGVQWTFLILSPVAGALIGVLLAPLAQTFFEDELIVAEHAIERLAPAELAGGALGLIVGLVIAWLMKSILFEFISVTGRAGSIVAIVLYLIVAIFTAYLGARVGAKTRFVPLGDSAAASGVGVKIVDTSVIVDGRIVEIVESGFIEGLLVVPRFVLRELQAIADSVDSQKRTRGRRGLEVLNRLQETIVLNINERDYPEMPPGSVDGKLVRLAKELGAKLLTNDYNLNRVAQVEGVEVLNINELANAVKPVVLPGEELHVQVIREGKESHQGVAYLDDGTMIVVEHGRKFIGEGTEVVVTSVLQTVAGRMIFARPKREGVGA, from the coding sequence CGCCTTCGCGGCGATTTTTGCCGTGACGGGATTCTTGCTCGGTCGCGAGGCTTACAGCAACGTGTTCTCCCTGCACTTCGGGAACCAAGGGGTGCAGTGGACCTTTCTCATTCTTTCGCCGGTCGCCGGCGCGCTGATCGGCGTTCTGCTCGCACCGCTCGCACAGACGTTTTTCGAAGATGAGTTGATCGTTGCCGAACACGCGATCGAGCGCCTCGCTCCGGCGGAGCTTGCCGGCGGGGCGCTAGGCCTCATCGTGGGCCTGGTGATAGCGTGGCTGATGAAGAGCATTCTCTTCGAATTCATTTCCGTCACGGGCCGGGCCGGAAGTATCGTCGCCATCGTGCTCTACCTTATCGTGGCGATCTTTACCGCATATTTGGGCGCCCGCGTGGGCGCGAAGACGCGTTTCGTTCCGCTCGGTGACTCGGCGGCCGCGAGCGGCGTCGGCGTGAAGATCGTCGATACGTCCGTCATCGTCGATGGGCGCATCGTCGAAATCGTGGAATCCGGGTTTATCGAAGGGCTGCTCGTCGTGCCCAGATTCGTTCTACGCGAGCTCCAGGCAATCGCCGACTCGGTCGATTCGCAGAAACGCACGCGCGGCCGGCGCGGGCTCGAAGTGTTGAATCGTTTGCAAGAAACGATCGTGTTGAACATCAACGAACGCGATTATCCGGAAATGCCGCCCGGAAGCGTCGACGGCAAGCTGGTTCGGCTGGCCAAAGAGCTGGGCGCAAAGCTGCTCACCAACGATTACAATCTCAATCGCGTCGCGCAAGTCGAAGGCGTCGAAGTCCTCAACATCAACGAACTGGCGAACGCAGTCAAACCCGTCGTGCTGCCCGGCGAGGAATTGCACGTGCAGGTGATTCGCGAAGGCAAAGAGTCGCACCAAGGCGTCGCCTATTTGGATGACGGCACGATGATCGTTGTCGAACACGGTCGCAAATTTATCGGCGAGGGAACGGAAGTGGTGGTCACGAGCGTGTTGCAGACGGTAGCCGGCCGAATGATTTTCGCACGGCCGAAGCGCGAAGGGGTCGGCGCATGA